A DNA window from Engystomops pustulosus chromosome 10, aEngPut4.maternal, whole genome shotgun sequence contains the following coding sequences:
- the LOC140105104 gene encoding dual specificity protein phosphatase 7-like: MAGPPSRSARWLGESLAGGGLGLLLLDCRPQERYQAAHIQSALSVAVPGLVLRRLRSGSLSVRSVIASDPDAFSRRRQADTVLLYDEADGPEAPGSVLGLLLHKLREDGCRAFYLRGGYSKFQREHPEMCEVGLDIPSPTDPPDSLLAFGSLRISSEGSDGESDREPNSATESEGSPALSNQSTFPVQILPYLFLGCAKDSANRDVLGKYNIKYILNVTPNLPNAFEHSGGFTYKQIPISDHWSQNLSQFFPEAIAFIDEARTNQCGILVHCLAGISRSVTVTVAYLMQKLNLSLNDAYDFVKRKKSNISPNFNFMGQLLDFERSLKSPCDLRSPPGPLYFTSPTNNNLFQLDSLEFT; this comes from the exons ATGGCGGGTCCCCCCAGTAGGAGCGCCCGGTGGCTGGGGGAGAGTCTGGCGGGCGGCGGGCTCGGGCTGCTGCTCCTGGATTGCCGGCCTCAGGAGCGGTACCAGGCGGCCCACATCCAGTCCGCGCTGAGTGTGGCGGTTCCGGGCCTGGTTCTGCGCCGCCTCCGCTCCGGGAGCCTCTCGGTCCGCTCGGTGATCGCCAGTGACCCGGACGCGTTCTCCCGCCGGCGCCAGGCGGACACGGTGCTGCTGTATGACGAGGCGGACGGCCCGGAGGCTCCCGGTTCGGTTCTGGGGCTGCTGCTCCACAAGCTGCGGGAGGACGGCTGCAGAGCCTTCTACCTGAGAG GTGGATACAGTAAGTTCCAGCGGGAGCACCCGGAGATGTGCGAGGTCGGCCTGGACATCCCCTCCCCCACGGACCCCCCAGACTCTCTGCTGGCATTTGGGAGCCTGAGAATCAGTTCTGAAGGTTCAGATGGTGAATCCGACCGAGAACCCAACAGCGCCACAGAATCGGAAGGAAGCCCCGCCCTCAGCAACCAGAGCACCTTCCCCGTCCAGATCCTCCCCTACCTGTTCCTGGGCTGCGCCAAAGATTCTGCCAACCGGGACGTCCTGGGGAAGTACAACATCAAGTACATCCTGAACGTCACCCCCAACCTCCCCAACGCCTTCGAGCACAGCGGGGGCTTCACCTACAAGCAGATCCCCATCTCCGACCACTGGAGCCAGAACCTGTCGCAGTTCTTCCCCGAAGCCATCGCCTTCATCG ACGAGGCTCGCACCAACCAGTGCGGGATCCTGGTGCATTGCCTCGCAGGTATCAGCCGCTCGGTGACGGTCACGGTGGCGTACCTCATGCAGAAGCTCAACCTCTCACTGAACGACGCCTACGACTTCGTCAAGAGGAAAAAGTCGAACATCTCGCCAAACTTTAACTTCATGGGACAACTGCTGGACTTCGAGCGCAGCCTGAAGAGCCCCTGCGACCTGCGCTCGCCCCCCGGACCCCTGTACTTCACCAGCCCCACCAACAACAACCTCTTCCAGCTGGACAGCCTGGAGTTCACATGA